GCTGGTGGAAGGGGCGGTGAACCAGGGAGCGGGTTCGCCCACCGTAAGCAGTGACCTAGCCATGGCAAAGTGTTTATTTTTCCATGCAAAGAACCTTATTAGGACTTACGCACTTGCGATAAACTTGCTGGGTTTCGCACGATTTCTCGCGGGCGCAGCCCGCGAGAAATCGTCCAACTTCGTAAGTCCTAGTTATGTCAATTTTAGGTTTTGGCTTGGGGATGGGTCGTCCAATCATCCAAAATCCCTAATCCAAAATCCCCAATCCAAAATCAAGATGACGCAGGCGGCAAACGCTTAAACCCCAAATCTGTCCCTGTGCCTGCGTGAACCTGGGCTAGCTTTTCGTATTTTTTAGCATGGTCGATCAGGTCGGCCACCTCTTCATCGCTGAGGGAACGCACCACCTTTGCGGGAATGCCCACGACGAGCGATCGCCCTGGCACGTCCTTCGTCACCACCGCGCCTGCACCTACGATGCTGCCCGCCCCCACGCGCACCCCATCCAGCACGATCGCCCCGATGCCGATCAAACAGCCCCGCTCGATATGCGCGCTGTGGATGACGGCGCGATGCCCCACCGTCACGTAGTCTTCCAGCACCGTTGGCTGCCCCGGATCGCCGTGCAAAATTGCACCGTCTTGAATATTCGTGCAGTGCCCGATCTCAATCCGTTCCACATCGCCGCGCACCACCGCGCCATACCAGATGCTTGCGCCCTCCGCCAGCAACACCTCACCGATGACCGCTGCCCCCGGCGCAACAAACGCCGCCCTGGAGAGATCTGGGACAGACCAACCGCTGGTGCGATTTTGCTGTGAATTTTCCGTGAAACCCGTAGACAAGCTGTAAACTCCAGTCAAATTTCTTAAGATTGC
The Thermoleptolyngbya sichuanensis A183 DNA segment above includes these coding regions:
- a CDS encoding gamma carbonic anhydrase family protein, giving the protein MSTGFTENSQQNRTSGWSVPDLSRAAFVAPGAAVIGEVLLAEGASIWYGAVVRGDVERIEIGHCTNIQDGAILHGDPGQPTVLEDYVTVGHRAVIHSAHIERGCLIGIGAIVLDGVRVGAGSIVGAGAVVTKDVPGRSLVVGIPAKVVRSLSDEEVADLIDHAKKYEKLAQVHAGTGTDLGFKRLPPASS